Sequence from the Methanobrevibacter arboriphilus genome:
ACAGAATGCATGGTCTTTTTGAAGGTTCAAAACCATTTCTACCTACAAAAAATATTAATAAGTGTAATAAATGTAGATTTCAAAGTTATTGTGAACACTTTTAGTCTTTTGTTCTATTTTTTAATTATTTTGAGGGTTTTTTTATTCTTTTTATTTTATTATTCTTTTATTTTATTTGTTTTTTATTCCTATTTTTATATCTATTTTTATTCTTTATTTTTTATATTTTCTTCTGAGGTATAGCTTATAGATAATATAATACACTATTACAGCGATTATAATATATATCAAAATCCATCCCCAAAATCCAGGATCAAAACCCATGCCTGATCCATAGTTCATGCCATATGCCATTTTTATAACGTCCTTATTTTTATAAATTATTACAATTATATATGTTTTCTATACTCTATAAATTTTTACTATAAAAATTATATTTATTTAAGGATAGAATATTTAAAAATCATATGTCTGAAATCACATATTTAAAAATCTTTTTTATTTTCATTTTTTCCTATTAATATTAAAAACTAATGAAAAGAATACAATTAATAAGAGCATTTAAATACAACTAACAACATACTATATAATGTTATATTTAATTATATTTAATAGAAATAAATCATTAATTTTATATTTATTTTAACAATATTTTTTTAAGCATTTTTTCTATTTTTAATAAATTAATAATTTCTATTAATATCTATTAATTACAGCTATGTAATGGCTATTAATATTTATCAATAATTTCTATTATTAATATTTATAAATAACTTTTTATTAATATTAAATAAATAAAAGCTATTAATATGTGATATTTTACTAGTTTTTAGATTATTAATACTTAATATGAGACACATTCTTAATAGAATCATATGTTAGTTAGTATACTAATAAATATAGTAGTATATTAAATATAATAGTAAATATGCTGATAATATAAACAGAATACTATTAAATATACTTTATACTAAAATACTCTATACTAAAATATATGCTATTAAGTAATAGTATAAATATTATTAATAGTTTATACTTAAAATACTAAAATAATAATGTATGAATTAACACTGTATGAAATTATCATATAAATTAATGCAGTATAAAATACTGTATAAAAATGGTTTATTGTGTGTTAATTTATATTTTAATTATATTTATTTAATAAGGAAGATTATATGGAACAATTATCATTTTACAATTTTGATATATCAAAAGAAATTAAGAACGCAGTAAAAGACATGGGTTTTGAAGAACCTACACCAATTCAAGGTTTGACAATACCTGAAGCTTTAGAAGGTAAAGACATTATTGGACAGGCACAAACTGGTACTGGTAAAACAGTAGCTTTTGGAATACCTGTCTTAGAAAAGATTTTTGTTGAGGATAAAGCTCCTCAAGCTATTATTATATGTCCTACTCGTGAGTTAAGCTTACAAGTAGCTAAGGAAATAGGAAAATTATCTTCTTTTATGAAAAAATTACATGTACTTCCTGTATATGGGGGTCAACCTATAGGTAGGCAGATTAGGGCTCTTAAAAAAGGAGTTCATATAATTATTGGAACTCCAGGTCGTATAATTGATCATATTGAAAGAGGAACTTTGGATTTATCTGGAATAGAAACAGTTGTTTTAGATGAAGCTGATGAAATGTTAGATATGGGGTTTCGTGAGGATATTGAAAAAATATTAAAGAGAACTCCTAAAAATAGACAAACTTTACTTTTTTCAGCTACAATGCCAAGAGCTATAAAAAAGTTAACTCATAATTACCAAAAAAACCCTAAGCATTTAAGAGTAGCTCAACATCTTATAACTGCTCCTGAAATTGAACAGATATACTTTGAAGCAAGAGAAAAGATGAAACTTGAATTATTTTCTCGTTTAATGGATATCTACGATTTAAACTTAGTTTTAGTGTTTTGTAATACTAAAAGAAGAGTTGATCGCCTTGTAAGAGATTTAAAAAGTCGTGGATATGATGTTGATGGTATTCATGGAGATATGAGGCAAGCTCAAAGAGATAAGGTAATGAACAAGTTTAGAAAAGGGAAAATTGAAATTTTAGTAGCTACTGATGTTGCTGCAAGAGGTATTGATGTTCCTGATGTTGAAGCTGTTTTTAACTATGATGTACCTAATGACAATGAATATTATGTTCATAGAATTGGTAGAACTGGAAGAGCTGGTAAAACTGGTTATGCATTTACATTTGTAGCAGGTAAAGAAATATATAAACTTAGAGATATTCAAAAATACACAAAATCAAAGATTAAACAACAGAAAGTTCCTTCTTTAGATGATATTAGGGATATTAAAAATAATTTGATTTTAGATAAAATTAAAAAATCTATTGAAGAAAATAATCTTAATAAAGAAATTCATAGTGTTGAATCATTGATAGAAATAGGATATAATTCAATAGATATAGCTGCTGCTCTTTTAAAAATGAATAAAGAAAATTAATCAGTTTGAAAGATTAGTCAGTTTGATATTCTATTTTTATTAATTTTTTTAATTTTTTTTAAATAGAAAAGATAAAGGTAATAATAGAAAAGATAAAGATAAAAAAGGTAAAAATAGAAAAGATAAAAAGAAAAAATAATAGAAAAATAAATAAAAAAAGAATATTTATTTTTATTATATATTATTTATTCTATTACATTATTTTCTTATAAATTCTTTATTTTTATTATAATCTATTATTTTTCTTATTATTTGTTTCTTATTAGTTGTTTATATTATACAACATTTTAATATATATTACTTATTTTTCTTATATTCTTTCGAATAATAAGTCCATCATATCTTTAACTGTGTATGTATCTGGATATATGGCGTCTATTCCAAAGTTTTTGAGGGTTTTATTTGTAATTGGTCCTATTGCAACTGTTAAAACACTAGTTGATAATTTATTAACTAACTCGGGAATTTGTTCATCATTAGCTATCTTAAAAAGGTTTATCACTGTTAATGGGCTTGTAAATGTTATTGCATCAATTTCAGAGCTTAAAATTTTGCCAATTAAAACTTCAATTCTAACTGTATCGAGAGGAATTATTGATTCATAACTTTCGGCAAGTATGACATCAGCACCCATTTTTTCTAATCCTTCTGGAAGGGTTTCTCGTGCAGCTAATGTTCTTGGAAGTCCAATAAGGCTTTTTGTAATATTAATGTCTTTAAAGGATTCAAGAAGTCCTTCTGCAGTATAATTTTCAGGAACTAGATCTGTACCTAAACCATATTCATTAGCTAATTCTGCTGTTTTTTGTCCAATAGTTGCTATTTGGCAATTTTCATTTATTAATTCTCCAAAATTAGGATAAAATTTAAAAATTGATTCTATTGATGTTGGTGAAGTAAATATTAACCAATCTAAATCATCAGCTAATTCAATTAATGCTTTTAGAGATTCTGTATTGGTTAATTTTAATTCCAATGTTGGAGCTATAAATGGTGTTGCTCCATATGATTCTACAATGGATACGGCTTCATCTAATCTATTAAAAGGTCTTGTGATAGCCACTATTGTTTCTTTTTCACATTTTTTCATTTTTACATCTCCTTAATTTATTGGAAATAATATTATGAGATATCGATATTTGATGATTAATTTTATTTTAATGATTAATCTCATTATTTAATGATAGCCTATATGAAGAGTAATATTAGATTATTTTAGATTATTTAGATTTTAATCTAAATAATTCTATTTTAAATATTATTTTTGTCTTTAAAATCTTTTATTTCTTTGAAAATATTTATAACATTTCCAACAATTAATATTGCAGGAGTATTAATATCTTTTTGAGCTATATTTTCTAATTTTCCAAAAATAATTCTTTCATTAGGAAGTGTTCCATTTTCAATTATACAAGCAGGTGTTTCAGGGCTTTTATACTTCATCATTTCAGCAGTATTCTCTTCTATTTTTCCTATCCCCATTAAAACAATTATAGTATCGGCAGTATAATCCCATTTAACTTGTTTTTTATCTTTTGTAGGATCTTCATGACCAGTGACTACTGTGAATGATGTAGATACTCCTCTATGAGTGATTGGAAGGCCAACTCTTGTTGGAGCTCCGATAGCTGAAGTTACACCTGGAATGATTTCAAAAGAAATATTTTCATTTATAAGTTCTAATATTTCTTCTCCTCCTCTTCCAAATACAAATGGATCTCCTCCTTTGAGTCTAACAATTATCTTATTAGATTCATTTTTTGCTTCTTTAATAATAATATTATTAATTTCTTCTTGAGATTTATAATGCTCTCCAGCTTTTTTCCCAACATAAATTAATTTTGCATTAGG
This genomic interval carries:
- a CDS encoding DEAD/DEAH box helicase; protein product: MEQLSFYNFDISKEIKNAVKDMGFEEPTPIQGLTIPEALEGKDIIGQAQTGTGKTVAFGIPVLEKIFVEDKAPQAIIICPTRELSLQVAKEIGKLSSFMKKLHVLPVYGGQPIGRQIRALKKGVHIIIGTPGRIIDHIERGTLDLSGIETVVLDEADEMLDMGFREDIEKILKRTPKNRQTLLFSATMPRAIKKLTHNYQKNPKHLRVAQHLITAPEIEQIYFEAREKMKLELFSRLMDIYDLNLVLVFCNTKRRVDRLVRDLKSRGYDVDGIHGDMRQAQRDKVMNKFRKGKIEILVATDVAARGIDVPDVEAVFNYDVPNDNEYYVHRIGRTGRAGKTGYAFTFVAGKEIYKLRDIQKYTKSKIKQQKVPSLDDIRDIKNNLILDKIKKSIEENNLNKEIHSVESLIEIGYNSIDIAAALLKMNKEN
- a CDS encoding uroporphyrinogen-III synthase, whose protein sequence is MKKCEKETIVAITRPFNRLDEAVSIVESYGATPFIAPTLELKLTNTESLKALIELADDLDWLIFTSPTSIESIFKFYPNFGELINENCQIATIGQKTAELANEYGLGTDLVPENYTAEGLLESFKDINITKSLIGLPRTLAARETLPEGLEKMGADVILAESYESIIPLDTVRIEVLIGKILSSEIDAITFTSPLTVINLFKIANDEQIPELVNKLSTSVLTVAIGPITNKTLKNFGIDAIYPDTYTVKDMMDLLFERI
- the cobA gene encoding uroporphyrinogen-III C-methyltransferase — encoded protein: MTVYLVGAGPGDPELITLKAIKALNRADVVIYDRLANEEILQHSPNAKLIYVGKKAGEHYKSQEEINNIIIKEAKNESNKIIVRLKGGDPFVFGRGGEEILELINENISFEIIPGVTSAIGAPTRVGLPITHRGVSTSFTVVTGHEDPTKDKKQVKWDYTADTIIVLMGIGKIEENTAEMMKYKSPETPACIIENGTLPNERIIFGKLENIAQKDINTPAILIVGNVINIFKEIKDFKDKNNI